A genomic region of Manihot esculenta cultivar AM560-2 chromosome 15, M.esculenta_v8, whole genome shotgun sequence contains the following coding sequences:
- the LOC110602107 gene encoding U3 small nucleolar RNA-associated protein 20, with product MATPSHAHAVKSLNKSPGRRRFVFKTFSQRIEDVEIDVYRSLDKIKLEPSEGSSFFRDYLVEWRELNTAEDFISFYEKMMPFVQTLPLVLLHKESILSELLSRLQMKARLSLEPILWLIAGLSRDLLEDFIPFLPRIVDSFYSLLKSGADREPETIEQVFKSWSHILMYLQKYLVKDVIHVLKVTTKLRYYPEWYIQEFMADATSFLLRNAPKEQLKRGIRKIVFEAVKKPLSSRKSGVIALLYHIIKGPSSKFHSRAGWVLQLLTENSMFNIGDKFNGDVDTVIEVLTATFKRLCENLGQEELNLMWNCLYQRVDDSVNDGDFQHLSCLLTLLVSIVQINNGMKVSDYQPMIECVRSLVQKFIVPSSIVVGEDNSEIVDKILQLMLCILDGLKSSNDMSSISSCLLQWAPVFALRNSSVLTFIRELLEKDPYILHESRVNILSAMNDLIDTAQEEVVYLICSFCERLQNDSLVSRFLDGASADGLSRIRCFLQGAICSWIGVINDITCGNPLSTTIDEGRLALFWGVIRCYPHMMDIRERSIRESSSLLMDLIDALNCLLMIESENFAGVPKRTWQSLLGAALSSCYKGSNIHGLEETSKILRVAETCNSSFHVLSAVADYLDHVYGSMMEADNHCRSDHPKFETNRAVDALGIFADNLCNSDKAIRVATLRILCHYVCLECKKSTNDERPEKIMKTEGYQTHPAEDHGSCGVDVLQLLLSIEATPLSISTSRKVILLISKIQMAISAGRLSETYIPIILSGIIGIFYNRFSYLWNPASECLAVLIGENVALVWDKFVHYFESCLSTFQSCHNKPDEQNAELPYNSCDLVKCFTSFAAPTSDSTPYATVLSSLLQSLQKIPSVAESRSRQIVPLFLKFLGYNNEHLLSVGSFNSDACKGKEWRGVLKEWLNLFKLMRNPRAFYRSQSLKDVLLIRLMDENDAEIQMRVLDCLFTWKDDFLLPYEHHLRNLISSKALREELTTWSLNRESLLIEEGHRASLVPLIILILVPKVRKMKILASRKHTSVHHRKAVLRFIAQLDVNEIPLFFALLIKPLHNISKEADGTPNIFWTLSKNSLDGFQPSNILKYFTLENIMALSWKKKYGFLHVIEDILRSFDESHIRPFLDLLMGCVVRVLQSCMSSIETAKGGGSSMESHSDVGLGLHNDDSTAVNQVLTSSSLKQLKDLRSLCLKIVSLVINKYSDHDFDCEFWDMFFASVKPLIDSFKQEGASSEKPSSLFSCFLAMSSSRCLVPLLSREKNLVSDIFSILTVTTASKAIISCVLKFIEHLLDLNEELDDEDNSVKNVLLPNFDKLISSLHRLFQGDTANKRKLASYLGETHTRIFKLLSKYIQDQLQSRKFLDILLPLLATRHEDSGVFVECLQIIRYIIPVLGNECTTKILNAVSPHLISVELDMRLNICDLLSALAKVDPSVLVVAKLLQELNATSAVEMTGLDYDTIISAYEKIDVDLFYTIQEDHALVLLSHCVYDMSSEELILRNSAYRSLLTFVEFCALILDGEVESQYKSHQVIPTGGNYCWTKACVQRIINKFLLKHMGNTMKEGGAVRKEWIELLRDMVLKLPGMENLNSFKVLCSEDAEQDFFNNIIHLQKHRRARAVLRFSNVIRQKKMSEDTMNKVFVPFLFGMLFDVQCGKGEHIRTACIEALASISAQMEWKAYYTLLIRCFREMKSNVDKQKIVVRLICSILDQFHFSQNCSCQENKDSADSILGSTATETGSLITLQKCGGGSSATLLKCTSSVINPEIQSCLQKTVFPKMQKLLDSDSDKVNVNINVAALKVLKLLPVDIMDSQLPSIIHRIANNLKSRMESIRDEARFALVACLKELGLEYLQFVVGILRATLKRGFELHVLGYTLHFILLKLLSNPIFGKLDYCLEDLLNVVENDILGDVSEEKEVEKIASKMKETRKLKSFETLKIISQNITFKTHGLKLLLPVKAHLQKHLTPKVKTKLENMLNHIAAGIESNPLVEQTDLFVFIYGFIEDGINSEDGQGENSSGAEATLANKFDRNGKRISAGKVIGTKSVCSHLITVFALGLFHNRLKSLKFDKSNEELLSMLDPFVKLLGDCLSSRYEDILSTSLKCLTPLVRLPLPSLASQSDKIKVTLLGISQNSVNNNSLMQSCLKMLTVLLRSTNITLSSDQLHQLIQCPLFIDLERNPSFVALSLLKAVVNRKLVVPEIYDIMIRIAELMVTSQVDSIRKKCSQIILQFLLDYHLSGTYLQQHFDFLLRNLSYEYSTGRESVLEMLHAIIVKFPRNFLDKHAQTLFIHLVQCLVNDRDNKVRSMTGVVLKLLIGRASPHLLDSMLDFSLSWYTDEKRRQVQSTGAQVMGLLVEVMNNSFYKHINSILPVSKTILQAAANVVSESPTLDHETVPLWKEAYYSLVLLEKILHHFHDLSFERDLEDIWEAVCELLLHPHPWLRNISSRLVAFYYATVTKASKESNEKALGTFFLMRPHRLFMVAVSLCCQLKTQVVDDTVESLITQNLVFTISAIHSLMGKAESVDPSTFWSALEQHEQGLLLKAFQLLDSRKGREIFLKVLSGVRDQDDGDCCHNLQYLLLSNLIKKMGKIALQMEATQMRIIFNTFGKISSQIKQDELQKHAFDMLLPLYKVCEGFAGKVVTDELRQLAHEVCGSVRSALGIQNFVQLYSDIRRNMKARREKRKREEKVMAVVNPVRNARRKLRIAAKHRAHKKRKIMTMKMGRWMH from the exons ATGGCGACACCTTCGCATGCTCACGCCGTCAAGTCACTGAACAAATCGCCCGGTCGCCGGCGCTTCGTT TTCAAGACTTTCTCTCAGAGAATAGAAGACGTCGAGATTGATGTCTATCGAAGCCTTGATAAAATTAAGCTTGAGCCATCTGAGGGGTCTTCTTTTTTCCGGGATTATCTCGTGGAATGGAGG GAGTTGAATACTGCAGAGGACTTCATCTCATTTTATGAGAAGATGATGCCCTTCGTACAGACATTACCTTTAGTGCTATTACACAAAGAATCAATTTTGTCAGAACTTCTTTCTAGATTGCAAATGAAAGCTCGACTATCGCTTGAGCCCATTCTCTG GTTAATTGCAGGTCTATCTAGAGATCTGTTGGAGGATTTTATCCC CTTTTTGCCTAGGATTGTTGATTCATTCTACTCTCTTCTCAAAAGTGGTGCTGATAGGGAGCCAGAGACCATTGAGCAG GTTTTTAAATCATGGTCTCATATTTTGATGTATTTGCAAAAATATCTTGTGAAGGATGTTATACATGTGCTCAA GGTGACAACAAAGTTAAGGTACTACCCGGAGTGGTACATACAAGAATTTATGGCGGACGCAACATCATTCTTGCTAAGAAATGCTCCTAAAGAGCAACTTAAAAGAG GCATTAGAAAGATTGTGTTTGAAGCAGTGAAAAAACCGTTGTCTTCTCGAAAATCTGGAGTCATTGCTTTACTTTATCATATCATCAAAGGACCTTCATCAAAATTTCATTCAAGAGCTGGTTGGGTATTGCAGCTATTGACAGAAAATTCTATGTTCAATATTGGTGATAAGTTCAATGGAG aTGTGGACACAGTTATTGAAGTTCTCACTGCCACCTTTAAAAGATTATGTGAGAATTTAGGACAGGAGGAGTTAAATTTGATGTGGAATTGCTTATACCAGAGGGTAGATGACTCTGTTAATGATGGAGACTTCCAGCATCTAAGTTGCCTTCTAACACTGCTTGTATCAATTGTCCAGATCAATAATGGGATGAAAGTTTCTG ATTACCAGCCAATGATTGAATGCGTAAGGTCACTTGTTCAGAAGTTCATTGTCCCTTCTAGCATAGTGGTGGGAGAAGACAATTCTGAAATTGTTGATAAGATACTGCAGTTAATGCTTTGCATCCTTGATGGGCTCAAAAGTTCCAATGATATGTCTTCTATCTCTAGCTGTTTATTGCAGTGGGCTCCAGTTTTTGCATTGAGAAACTCAAG TGTTTTAACATTTATTAGGGAACTTCTGGAAAAGGATCCGTACATATTACATGAATCCAGAGTTAATATTTTAAG CGCAATGAATGATTTAATAGATACTGCACAGGAGGAGGTTGTATATCTGATTTGTTCATTCTGTGAGAGACTGCAAAACGATTCTCTAGTTTCTAGATTCTTAGATGGAGCATCTGCAGATGGTCTTTCAAGAATTCGCTGTTTTTTACAGGGGGCCATCTGCTCCTGGATTGGGGTGATCAATGATATTACTTGTGGTAATCCATTATCTACCACAATTGATGAGGGCAGGTTGGCTCTGTTCTGGGGAGTCATCCGTTGCTATCCTCATATGATGGATATCCGAGAAAGATCCATCCGAGAAAGTTCATCCTTGCTAATGGATTTGATAGATGCACTTAATTGTCTTTTGATGATTGAATCTG AAAATTTTGCTGGTGTTCCTAAACGTACTTGGCAAAGCCTGTTGGGTGCTGCTCTAAGTTCCTGTTACAAAGGTAGCAATATACATGGGCTAGAAGAAACAAGCAAAATTTTGCGTGTTGCAGAAACCTGCAATTCATCCTTCCATGTGTTATCCGCTGTTGCTGATTATTTGGACCATGTGTATGG GTCGATGATGGAGGCAGACAATCACTGCAGATCTGATCATCCTAAGTTTGAAACAAATAGGGCTGTGGATGCATTAGGCATTTTTGCTGATAACTTGTGCAACTCAGATAAGGCAATTCGTGTTGCAACCCTAAGAATTTTGTGCCACTATGTATGTCTTGAATGTAAAAAATCTACCAATGATGAGCGGCCTGAGAAGATAATGAAAACAGAAGGTTATCAGACTCACCCTGCAGAAGATCATGGGTCTTGTGGTGTTGAT GTTCTTCAGCTgcttctctccattgaagcaacTCCTCTTTCAATTTCTACCAGCAGGAAAGTTATCCTGTTAATATCTAAAATACAGATGGCCATCTCTGCTGGAAGATTATCTGAAACTTATATACCCATAATTTTGAGTGGAATAATTGGGATCTTCTATAACCGTTTCAGTTATCTATGGAATCCTGCATCCGAGTGCCTTGCAGTTCTGATTGGGGAAAATGTTGCACTTGTATGGGACAAATTTGTTCATTATTTTGAAAGTTGCTTATCTACATTTCAGTCATGTCATAATAAGCCTGATGAACAAAATGCTGAATTGCCTTACAATTCATGTG ACCTGGTTAAGTGTTTTACTTCGTTTGCTGCTCCTACATCTGATAGCACACCCTATGCAACTGTTCTGTCCTCATTGCTTCAGTCTTTACAAAAAATTCCTTCTGTTGCTGAATCTCGTTCTCGACAAATCGTACCGCTGTTCTTGAAGTTTTTGGGCTACAACAATGAACATCTTCTCAG TGTGGGATCATTCAATTCAGATGCTTGCAAAGGCAAGGAATGGAGGGGTGTCCTCAAGGAATGGTTAAACCTGTTTAAACTTATGCGGAATCCTAGGGCCTTCTATAGGAGCCAGTCTTTAAAAGATGTTCTGTTAATCAG GCTCATGGATGAAAATGATGCTGAAATCCAGATGAGGGTTCTTGACTGCCTCTTTACTTGGAAAGATGATTTTTTACTGCCATATGAACACCATCTGAGAAACTTGATCAGTTCAAAAGCTTTGAGAGAAGAACTAACAACGTGGAGTCTGAACAGAGAATCTCttctcatcgaagaagggcacAGAGCTAGTCTTGTGCCTCTAATTATCCTTATTCTGGTACCAAAAGTGAGAAAAATGAAGATACTTGCCTCTAGGAAG CATACAAGTGTACATCATCGGAAGGCAGTTCTTCGATTCATAGCTCAACTTGATGTCAATGAGATTCCTCTTTTTTTTGCATTATTAATAAAGCCCTTGCATAATATTTCAAAGGaagctgatggtaccccaaaTATATTTTGGACATTATCTAAAAATTCTTTGGATGGATTTCAACCATCAAATATTTTGAAGTATTTCACCTTGGAAAATATCATGGCACTATCTTGGAAGAAGAAATATGGTTTTCTGCATGTCATTGAAGACATCCTCCGAAGTTTTGATGAATCACATATCAGACCTTTTCTCGATCTGCTCATGGGTTGTGTTGTTCGAGTGCTGCAAAGTTGCATGTCAAGTATTGAAACTGCAAAGGGCGGTGGATCCTCTATGGAAAGTCATTCTGATGTCGGCCTTGGATTGCATAATGATGACAGTACTGCTGTAAATCAAGTGCTG ACCAGCTCATCACTGAAGCAGTTGAAGGATTTGAGGTCTTTGTGTCTGAAAATTGTGTCGCTTGTTATTAACAAGTACAGTGATCATGACTTTGATTGCGAATTCTGGGATATGTTCTTTGCATCTGTAAAACCTTTAATTGACAGTTTCAAGCAGGAGGGTGCTAGTAGTGAGAAACCAAGTTCactgttttcatgctttctggCTATGAGTAGCAGTCGCTGCCTTGTACCACTTTTGTCTAGGGAAAAGAATCTGGTTTCTGATATTTTCTCAATTCTAACTGTCACTACTGCTTCTAAGGCTATTATATCTTGCGTTCTTAAGTTCATTGAGCATCTTCTAGATCTCAATGAAGAGTTGGATGATGAAGACAATTCAGTTAAGAACGTTCTACTTCCAAACTTTGACAAACTTATCAGTAGCTTGCACCGTCTCTTTCAGGGCGATACTGCAAACAAGAG GAAACTGGCCAGCTATCTTGGGGAGACACATACTAGAATTTTCAAATTGTTGTCCAAGTATATACAAGATCAATTACAGTCAAGGAAGTTTTTGGATATCTTACTCCCATTGTTAGCAACAAGACATGAAGATTCTG GTGTCTTTGTTGAATGCTTGCAAATCATTCGATACATAATACCAGTGTTAGGAAATGAATGTACAACCAAAATTCTGAATGCTGTCTCTCCACATCTTATTTCTGTTGAGCTGGATATGCGGTTGAACATCTGTGATCTGCTTTCTGCTCTCGCTAAAGTTGATCCTTCTGTACTTGTTGTG GCAAAACTTCTTCAAGAGTTGAATGCAACCTCTGCAGTGGAAATGACTGGCCTTGATTATGACACCATAATCAGCGCATATGAAAAGATAGATGTTGATTTGTTCTATACCATCCAAGAGGATCATGCATTAGTTCTCTTGTCACATTGTGTGTATGATATGTCATCGGAAGAATTAATTCTAAGGAATAGTGCTTACAGATCATTGCTTACTTTTGTTGAATTTTGTGCCTTAATTCTTGATGGAGAGGTTGAGAGTCAATACAAAAGCCATCAAGTGATCCCAACAGGTGGCAATTATTGTTGGACAAAAGCATGTGTTCAGCGCATAATAAACAAGTTCCTTTTGAAGCATATGGGGAACACAATGAAGGAGGGAGGTGCAGTTAGGAAG GAATGGATTGAGTTATTACGAGATATGGTGTTGAAACTTCCAGGGATGGAGAATCTCAATTCCTTCAAAGTACTGTGCTCTGAGGATGCTGAGCAAGATTTTTTCAACAATATTATTCATTTGCAG AAGCATAGGAGGGCGAGGGCAGTTTTACGCTTCAGTAATGTTATCAGGCAAAAGAAGATGTCAGAG GATACCATGAATAAGGTGTTTGTTCCATTCTTGTTTGGTATGTTGTTTGATGTACAATGTGGAAAGGGAGAACATATCAGAACTGCATGCATTGAAGCTCTCGCTTCAATATCTGCTCAGATGGAATGGAAGGCATATTATACCTTATTGATTAGATGCTTTCGGGAAATGAAGTCAAATGTGGACAAGCAGAAAATTGTAGTGCGGCTGATTTGCTCTATATTGGACCAGTTCCATTTTTCACAAAACTGTTCCTGTCAAGAAAACAAAGACTCTGCAGATAGCATTTTAGGCTCTACTGCAACTGAAACAGGTTCCTTAATTACACTCCAGAAATGTGGTGGTGGTTCTTCAGCTACACTGCTTAAATGTACTTCCTCTGTCATAAACCCTGAAATACAGTCATGTCTTCAAAAAACTGTGTTCCCAAAGATGCAAAAATTACTGGATTCTGATTCTGATAAGGTGAATGTCAATATCAATGTGGCTGCACTGAAAGTACTGAAGTTGCTTCCAGTGGACATAATGGACTCACAACTTCCAAGTATCATTCATCGCATTGCAAACAATTTAAAGAGTCGTATGGAAAGCATCCGTGATGAAGCTAGGTTTGCTTTGGTTGCTTGTTTGAAGGAACTTGGGCTGGAATATCTGCAATTTGTAGTTGGGATTTTGCGAGCTACCTTGAAGCGAGGATTTGAGCtccatgttttggggtatactCTTCATTTTATTTTGTTGAAACTTCTTTCAAATCCAATATTTGGAAAGTTGGATTATTGTTTGGAAGATCTCCTTAATGTGGTGGAGAATGATATCCTTGGAGATGTTTCTGAGGAGAAAGAAGTAGAAAAAATTGCTTCTAAAATGAAAGAAACTAGGAAGCTGAAGTCCTTTGAAACCTTGAAGATAATATCCCAAAACATAACATTCAAAACCCATGGCTTGAAACTTCTTTTGCCAGTTAAAGCTCATTTGCAGAAGCATCTGACGCCCAAAGTGAAAACCAAGTTGGAGAATATGTTAAATCACATAGCAGCTGGTATTGAAAGTAATCCATTAGTTGAGCAGActgatttatttgtttttatataTGGGTTTATTGAAGATGGGATCAATAGTGAAGATGGTCAAGGTGAGAATTCTTCTGGTGCAGAAGCGACACTTGCCAACAAATTTGATAGGAATGGAAAAAGAATTTCTGCTGGCAAAGTTATTGGAACTAAGTCAGTGTGCTCGCATCTGATTACTGTTTTTGCTCTTGGGCTATTCCACAATCGATTGAAGAGTCTGAAATTCGATAAAAGCAATGAAGAACTTCTATCAATGTTGGATCCCTTTGTTAAACTGCTTGGTGACTGCTTGAGTTCTAGGTACGAGGACATTTTGTCTACTTCACTTAAATGCCTTACTCCACTTGTAAGACTACCTCTGCCATCCCTTGCATCTCAGTCTGATAAAATAAAGGTGACACTACTGGGTATTTCTCAGAATTCTGTGAACAACAATTCTCTGATGCAGTCATGTCTAAAAATGTTAACTGTGCTTTTGCGAAGTACTAATATTACTCTTTCCTCGGATCAACTGCATCAGCTAATTCAGTGTCCACTATTTATTGATCTTGAGCGGAATCCCTCTTTTGTTGCCCTCTCACTTCTAAAAGCAGTTGTGAATCGCAAGCTGGTTGTTCCTGAGATCTATGATATTATGATTCGCATTGCAGAGTTGATGGTAACAAGCCAAGTGGATTCAATTCGGAAAAAATGCAGTCAAATTATATTACAATTTTTACTAGATTATCATCTTTCTGGAACATATTTACAACAACATTTTGATTTTCTGCTGAGAAATTTGAG CTATGAATATTCAACTGGAAGAGAATCTGTACTTGAAATGCTCCATGCGATAATTGTCAAATTTCCCAGGAACTTTCTGGATAAACATGCACAAACACTGTTTATCCATTTGGTGCAATGTTTGGTTAATGACCGTGACAATAAAGTTCGTTCCATGACCGGTGTAGTTTTAAAGCTTCTGATTGGACGTGCAAGTCCTCATCTACTAGATTCCATGCTTGATTTTAGTTTATCTTGGTATACGGATGAAAAAAGGCGGCAAGTTCAGAGCACTGGTGCACAG GTCATGGGACTATTGGTTGAGGTCATGAATAATAGCTTTTATAAGCACATCAATAGTATATTGCCTGTGAGCAAAACCATTTTGCAGGCTGCTGCCAATGTTGTCAGCGAGAGTCCAACGCTAGATCATGAAACTGTTCCTCTCTGGAAAGAAGCATATTATTCATTAGTTCTGTTGGAGAAGATCCTACATCATTTTCATGATCTCAGCTTTGAAAGGGATCTTGAG GATATATGGGAGGCAGTATGTGAATTGCTCTTGCATCCGCATCCATGGTTACGCAACATATCAAGTCGCCTTGTGGCTTTTTACTATGCTACTGTGACTAAGGCCAGCAAAGAGAGTAATGAAAAAGCACTGGGAACTTTTTTCCTTATGAGGCCACATAGGCTTTTTATGGTAGCTGTTTCTCTTTGCTGCCAGCTAAAAACACAAGTCGTTGATGACACTGTTGAAAGTCTGATCACCCAGAATCTTGTCTTTACAATTTCTGCTATTCATTCTCTGATGGGAAAAGCAGAATCTGTGGATCCTTCTACATTCTGGTCTGCGCTTGAACAGCACGAACAGGGTCTACTTCTTAAAGCATTTCAGTTGCTTGATTcaagaaaaggaagagaaatcTTTTTGAAAGTTCTCTCTGGTGTCCGTGACCAAGATGATGGGGACTGTTGTCATAATCTCCAATACTTGCTCCTCtctaatttgattaaaaaaatgggAAAAATTGCTCTACAAATGGAGGCTACTCAG ATGAGGATCATCTTCAATACTTTTGGAAAGATTTCTTCACAAATAAAACAGGATGAGTTACAGAAGCATGCATTTGACATGCTGTTACCCTTGTATAAAGTTTGTGAAGGATTTGCTGGGAAAGTTGTCACTG ATGAACTGAGACAGCTAGCACACGAGGTTTGTGGAAGTGTGCGGAGTGCTCTTGGTATCCAAAATTTTGTACAGCTTTATAGTGATATAAGGAGAAATATGAAGGCAAGGAGAGAGAAGCGGAAGCGAGAGGAAAAGGTCATGGCTGTTGTTAATCCAGTGCGTAATGCTAGGAGGAAATTGAGGATTGCAGCAAAGCATCGTGCCCACAAGAAAAGGAAGATAATGACGATGAAAATGGGAAGATGGATGCATTGA
- the LOC110602609 gene encoding chaperone protein dnaJ 20, chloroplastic translates to MEMHWYGLRTPGTEASRFCFSSTIASPTGTYKSDPVLRFKPENRFSHASFRIKAAVKEGIATDKSFYELLGIPESGTLIEIKQAYKQVARKYHPDVSPPDRVEEYTQRFIQVQEAYETLSDPRRRALYDRDMARGLHLAFSARRRYQDDEELEVRGEWKNHWEAQLSELTRRSMNKDAEGNMSWAARMRRQRERSSQEI, encoded by the exons ATGGAGATGCATTGGTATGGCTTAAGGACCCCTGGAACCGAGGCTTCTCGCTTCTGCTTCTCATCCACCATCGCCTCTCCCACCGGGACGTACAAGTCCGACCCAGTTCTCCGTTTCAAGCCTGAGAACCGTTTCTCGCACGCGTCGTTCCGAATTAAGGCTGCTGTTAAGGAAGGAATCGCCACTGACAAGAGCTTTTATGAACTGTTGGGGATTCCTGAGTCCGGTACATTGATTGAGATAAAACAGGCTTATAAACAGGTCGCCAGGAAGTACCACCCGGACGTGTCGCCGCCGGATCGAGTCGAAGAGTATACCCAGAGGTTTATTCAGGTTCAGGAGGCTTATGAGACTCTTTCGGATCCTAGAAGGAGAGCTCTTTATGATCGAGACATGGCTCGGGGTCTTCACCTCGCGTTCTCTGCTAGGAGACGGTACCAAGACGATGAG GAGCTGGAAGTGAGAGGCGAGTGGAAGAATCACTGGGAAGCTCAGCTATCAGAGTTGACAAGAAGAAGCATGAACAAGGATGCAGAGGGGAACATGTCGTGGGCAGCTCGAATGCGCAGGCAAAGGGAACGATCATCacaagaaatttaa